A stretch of the Corylus avellana chromosome ca6, CavTom2PMs-1.0 genome encodes the following:
- the LOC132184393 gene encoding uncharacterized protein LOC132184393 has product MLLSRSNLPPAHARYRGHHTIRAIPPVSLSQHPLRYAVLGAGFAGLSVAWHLLQESPKDLGLRIDIYDEVGIGGGASGVSGGLLHPYSPKGKLLTWGAECWKESVKLLSIAEAAAGQNSDGFIVRRRGILRPAMNMKNLLTLNDNAQNCLASCRMETIDKDAAQNLVPNLCVPFNSAFYMPEAVNIHPQRYLQALFLACENLVKELSTSGFGGKELCLHKKSIHKLLDLEGEYDGVVICLGAKADLLPELSGRLPLRTCRGVVAHLQLPADMGEEYPDHGPSILSDAWLAFQGRRSLYMGSTWEWKSRNSSPIVSADESSTALQELLPKASSVYPAIKDWTFTDARAGLRAMPPLTPHGSLPLLGCVDDILGGNHTCNYWLFGGLGSRGLLYHGWLGKLVAQAMLSANEDLIPCELTSWKKIKQ; this is encoded by the exons ATGCTTCTCTCCCGCTCGAACCTTCCGCCGGCCCACGCTCGTTACCGTGGACACCACACCATAAGAGCCATTCCACCAGTCTCACTCTCTCAACATCCTCTCAG ATACGCAGTGCTCGGCGCTGGCTTCGCCGGCCTCTCCGTTGCTTGGCACTTGTTACAA GAAAGTCCGAAGGATTTGGGACTACGGATAGACATATACGATGAAGTTGGGATCGGTGGAGGGGCTTCTGGAGTTTCCGGCGGACTACTCCACCCTTATTCCCCCAAAG GTAAGCTGCTGACCTGGGGTGCCGAGTGTTGGAAAGAGAGTGTAAAGCTTTTGAGCATTGCTGAGGCAGCAGCTGGTCAAAATTCTGACGGTTTCATAGTTCGGAGAAG GGGCATCTTGAGACCAGCAATGAACATGAAGAATTTGCTCACATTGAATGAT AATGCTCAGAATTGCCTTGCCAGTTGCAGAATGGAGACCATTGACAAGGATGCTGCTCAAAATCTTGTACCCAATTTATGCGTTCCATTCAACTCCGCCTTCTATATGCCTGAAGCTGTAAATATACATCCTCAACGCTATCTCCAG gcaCTCTTCTTAGCATGTGAAAATTTAGTGAAAGAATTATCGACTTCTGGCTTTGGAGGAAAAGAGTTATGTTTGCATAAGAAATCTATTCATAAACTCCTTGACCTTGAAG gggAATATGATGGGGTAGTAATCTGCCTAGGTGCCAAAGCAGATTTACTTCCGGAGCTCTCAGGAAGGCTTCCTTTGAGGACTTGCAGGGGTGTCGTTGCTCACCTGCAGCTGCCTGCTGATATGGG AGAAGAATATCCAGACCATGGTCCATCGATACTGTCAGATGCGTGGCTTGCCTTCCAGGGGCGCCGTAGTCTATACATGGGCTCAACGTGGGAATGGAAATCAAGAAACTCCTCACCAATTGTCTCAGCAGATGAATCCTCAACTGCTCTTCAAGAGCTTCTGCCAAAGGCCTCTTCGGTTTATCCAGCTATAAAGGACTGGACTTTTACTGATGCAAGAGCTGGTCTGAGGGCAATGCCACCTCTCACTCCACATGGATCACTTCCGCTTTTGGGCTGTGTTGATGATATTCTTGGTGGAAATCATACTTGTAATTATTGGTTATTTGGAGGGCTTGGTTCAAGGGGACTGTTGTACCATGGCTGGCTTGGAAAATTGGTTGCACAGGCTATGCTGTCCGCTAATGAAGATTTGATTCCATGTGAACTAACCtcttggaagaaaataaagcaatga
- the LOC132184372 gene encoding ATPase 8, plasma membrane-type, whose amino-acid sequence MVAEELSLEDVRNETVDLERIPIEEVFEQLKCTREGLTEEEGQKRLQIFGPNKLEEKKESKLLKFLGFMWNPLSWVMECAAIMAIALANGGGKPPDWQDFLGIVVLLVINSTISFIEENNAGNAAAALMAGLAPKTKVLRSGKWSEQDAAMLVPGDLISIKLGDIVPADARLLEGDPLKIDQSALTGESLPVSKNPGDEVFSGSTCKQGEIEAVVIATGVHTFFGKAAHLVDSTNQVGHFQKVLTAIGNFCICSIAVGMAIEIVVMYPIQRRPYREGIDNLLVLLIGGIPIAMPTVLSVTMAIGSHRLAQQGAITKRMTAIEEMAGMDVLCSDKTGTLTLNKLSVDKNLIEVFVKDLDKDNVILMAARASRVENQDAIDASIVGMLGDPKEARAGITEVHFLPFNPVGKRTAITYIDNNDNWHRSSKGAPEQILELCDVKGDVKKRAHEVIDNYANRGLRSLGVARQTVSEKTKESAGEPWEFLGLLPLFDPPRHDSAETIRRALDLGVNVKMITGDQLAIGKETGRRLGMGTNMYPSSSLLGQSKDESISSIPIDELIEKADGFAGVFPEHKYEIVKRLQEKKHICGMTGDGVNDAPALKKADIGIAVADATDAARGASDIVLTEPGLSVIISAVLTSRAIFQRMKNYTIYAVSITIRIVLGFMLVALIWKFDFSPFMVLIIAILNDGTIMTISKDRVKPSPVPDSWKLKEIFATGVVLGTYMAIMTVVFFYLAFDTDFFSKNFGVRHIGKNPEELNSALYLQVSIISQALIFVTRSRSWSYVERPGLLLLAAFIAAQLVATIIAVYANWGFARIHGIGWGWAGVIWLYSIITYIPLDVIKFAIRYALTGKAWNTLLQNKTAFTTKKDYGKGEREAQWAMAQRTIHGLQPPETLFNDKSNYRELSEIAEQAKRRAEVARLRELHTLKGHVESVVKLKGLDIETIQQHYTV is encoded by the exons ATGGTGGCCGAAGAGCTCTCCTTGGAAGATGTCAGGAACGAGACTGTTGATCTT GAACGAATTCCGATTGAGGAAGTTTTTGAGCAGCTGAAATGTACAAGAGAGGGTTTGACAGAGGAGGAAGGCCAGAAGAGGCTACAAATCTTTGGCCCGAACAAGCTTGAGGAGAAAAAGGAGAGTAAACTCCTCAAGTTCTTGGGCTTTATGTGGAATCCCCTATCATGGGTCATGGAGTGTGCTGCTATCATGGCCATTGCTCTGGCCAATGGAGGG GGCAAGCCACCGGACTGGCAAGACTTCCTTGGTATTGTTGTGTTGCTTGTCATCAATTCAACGATCAGCTTCATTGAAGAAAATAATGCAGGCAATGCTGCGGCTGCTCTGATGGCAGGCCTTGCGCCCAAAACCAAG GTGTTGAGGAGTGGAAAGTGGAGTGAGCAAGATGCAGCAATGCTGGTACCAGGAGATTTGATCAGCATCAAGTTGGGAGATATTGTCCCTGCTGATGCCCGTCTCCTGGAGGGTGATCCTCTCAAAATCGACCAGTCTGCTCTCACTGGTGAATCCCTGCCGGTCTCCAAGAACCCTGGTGACGAGGTCTTCTCTGGTTCCACCTGCAAACAAGGTGAGATTGAGGCTGTTGTTATCGCCACCGGCGTCCACACATTCTTTGGCAAGGCCGCTCACCTTGTAGATAGCACCAACCAAGTTGGTCACTTTCAAAAG GTGTTGACAGCCATTGGTAACTTCTGTATCTGCTCTATTGCGGTGGGCATGGCGATTGAGATTGTGGTGATGTACCCCATCCAACGGAGGCCATACAGAGAGGGTATTGACAACCTGTTGGTACTTCTCATTGGAGGTATTCCAATTGCCATGCCAACGGTCTTGTCCGTGACTATGGCTATTGGGTCTCACCGCCTGGCACAACAAGGTGCCATCACCAAGAGGATGACAGCCATTGAGGAGATGGCAGGGATGGATGTGCTCTGCAGTGACAAGACTGGGACTCTCACTCTCAACAAGCTTAGTGTTGACAAGAACCTGATTGAG GTGTTTGTAAAGGACCTCGATAAGGACAATGTAATCTTGATGGCTGCTAGGGCTTCCAGGGTTGAAAACCAGGATGCCATTGATGCTTCCATTGTTGGGATGTTGGGTGACCCCAAGGAG GCAAGAGCAGGGATCACTGAGGTGCATTTCTTGCCCTTCAATCCTGTGGGTAAGCGCACTGCAATCACCTATATTGACAATAATGACAACTGGCACCGAAGCAGCAAGGGTGCTCCTGAGCAA ATTCTTGAGCTTTGTGACGTAAAGGGGGATGTGAAGAAGAGAGCACATGAGGTTATCGACAACTATGCTAACCGTGGTCTTCGTTCCTTGGGAGTTGCTCGACAG ACTGTTTCAGAGAAGACCAAGGAGAGCGCTGGAGAGCCTTGGGAATTCCTGGGTCTCTTGCCCCTCTTTGACCCTCCAAGGCATGATAGTGCAGAGACCATCCGCCGTGCCCTTGACCTTGGCGTCAATGTTAAGATGATCACTGGTGATCAGCTTGCCATTGGAAAAGAGACTGGTCGCAGGCTTGGCATGGGCACCAACATGTATCCCTCTTCCTCCCTCCTTGGCCAGAGCAAGGATGAGTCCATCTCTTCCATTCCTATTGATGAGCTCATTGAAAAGGCTGATGGATTTGCCGGTGTCTTCCCGG AGCACAAGTATGAGATTGTTAAGAGGCTGCAGGAAAAGAAACACATCTGTGGAATGACTGGAGATGGTGTCAATGATGCACCAGCACTCAAGAAGGCAGACATTGGTATTGCAGTGGCTGATGCTACTGACGCAGCCAGGGGTGCATCAGACATTGTCTTGACAGAGCCAGGTTTGAGTGTGATTATAAGTGCCGTGTTGACAAGCAGGGCCATCTTCCAGAGGATGAAGAACTACACAATCTATGCTGTTTCCATCACAATCCGTATTGTGTTGGGATTCATGCTTGTTGCTCTCATCTGGAAGTTTGACTTCTCACCTTTCATGGTCCTCATCATTGCCATTTTGAATGACGGAACGATCATGACCATCTCTAAGGACAGAGTGAAGCCATCTCCTGTGCCTGACTCATGGAAGCTCAAGGAAATCTTTGCCACTGGGGTTGTCCTCGGCACCTACATGGCCATCATGACTGTGGTGTTCTTCTATCTTGCTTTTGACACTGACTTCTTCTCA AAAAATTTTGGTGTCAGGCATATCGGTAAAAACCCGGAAGAGCTTAACTCAGCTCTCTACCTTCAAGTGAGCATTATTAGTCAAGCACTCATCTTCGTTACCAGGTCAAGGAGCTGGTCCTACGTTGAACGCCCTGGTCTCCTGCTTCTTGCTGCCTTCATTGCAGCACAATTg GTGGCCACCATCATTGCTGTGTATGCAAACTGGGGCTTTGCCAGAATCCATGGCATTGGGTGGGGATGGGCAGGAGTGATCTGGCTCTACAGCATCATTACCTACATTCCTCTTGATGTCATCAAGTTCGCCATTCGCTATGCATTAACAGGCAAGGCCTGGAACACCCTGCTCCAAAACAAG ACTGCTTTCACAACAAAGAAGGATTATGGAAAGGGTGAGAGGGAGGCGCAATGGGCCATGGCTCAACGTACAATACATGGTCTCCAGCCACCAGAAACTCTGTTTAATGACAAAAGCAACTACCGGGAGCTGTCCGAGATTGCTGAGCAGGCCAAGAGGCGTGCTGAAGTTGCCAG GCTCAGGGAGCTGCACACTCTCAAGGGGCATGTTGAATCGGTGGTGAAGCTGAAGGGCCTGGACATTGAAACCATCCAACAGCACTACACAGTTTAA
- the LOC132184762 gene encoding uncharacterized protein LOC132184762, producing the protein MASSENLTEYERKRLENIRRNDQMMAALKLQSRASELSAFSKRQRVGTKSYKVSPEKKPKTETPIVIRRSLRTRGMPPDYLDSKGLEDIVETVPKVAKSSTPSKPSPSDLGPLSTRDAYCGTGSDKVLIERLLGASRKPHEEFGDKNGGGSMRGACGSGSCMELGALSLKPENIARVVPGRIMNVRFFPCKDLRMVVVGNKFGNIGFWNVDCDTEEKDGIYLYHPHPGPISGISIQQHCLPKIFTSCYDGFIRLMDAEKEVFDLVYSSDDTIYSLSQRLDDVKCLYFSEGHGVLNIWDERVGKCTTQWNLHQHRINSIDFNSKNSNVMATSSSDGTACIWDLRSIAADQPKPLKEVSHQRAVQSAYFSPSGSFLATTSMDDRVGIASGINFDDTVMIKHDNQTGRWISSFRAIWGWDDSYLFIGNMKRGVDVMSPTQRRTIFTLQSPDVSAIPCRFDAHPYNVGMLAGATSGGQVYIWTLG; encoded by the exons ATGGCGTCGTCTGAGAACCTGACAGAGTACGAGCGCAAGCGCCTCGAGAACATTCGCCGAAACGATCAGATGATGGCTGCCCTTAAACTCCAGTCCAGAGCCTCCGAGCTCTCCGCCTTTTCCAAGCGCCAAAG AGTTGGAACCAAATCGTACAAAGTAAGTCCGGAGAAGAAACCCAAAACTGAGACGCCAATCGTGATCCGACGGTCCTTGCGTACTCGAGGAATGCCACCAGATTATTTGGACTCCAAAGGTCTAGAAGATATCGTTGAAACAGTCCCTAAGGTTGCGAAATCTTCAACCCCATCGAAGCCTTCGCCAAGCGATTTGGGGCCCCTTAGTACGAGAGACGCTTATTGTGGAACCGGGTCCGATAAAGTGCTAATTGAAAGACTTTTGGGCGCTTCAAGGAAACCCCATGAGGAATTTGGTGATAAAAATGGTGGGGGTTCGATGAGGGGTGCGTGTGGGAGTGGGAGTTGTATGGAATTGGGGGCTTTGAGCCTGAAACCAGAGAATATTGCGCGAGTTGTGCCGGGGAGGATCATGAATGTGCGGTTTTTTCCTTGTAAAGATTTGAGAATGGTTGTGGTGGGGAACAAGTTTGGAAATATTGGTTTTTGGAATGTTGATTGTGATACGGAGGAAAAAGATGGGATTTATTTGTATCACCCGCATCCAGGTCCCATCTCAGGGATTTCGATTCAGCAACATTGCTTGCCAAAG ATCTTTACCAGTTGTTATGACGGATTTATCCGATTGATGGATGCTGAGAAGGAGGTATTTGATCTGGTATACTCAAGTGATGATACTATATATTCTCTATCTCAAAGATTAGATGATGTGAAGTGCTTATATTTTAGCGAGGGTCATGGAGTTTTGAATATCTGGGATGAAAGGGTTGGGAAATGCACAACCCAATGGAATTTACATCAACATAGGATTAACTCCATAGATTTTAACTCGAAAAACTCTAATGTCATGGCTACTAGTTCCTCTGATGGAACTGCCTGCATATGGGATTTGAGAAGTATTGCTGCAGATCAACCCAAACCTCTGAAGGAAGTTAGCCACCAAAGGGCTGTGCAGTCTGCTTACTTCTCACCTTCAGGAAGCTTCCTCGCGACGACAAG CATGGATGACAGGGTTGGTATAGCAAGCGGAATCAATTTTGATGATACAGTAATGATTAAACATGATAATCAGACAGGCAGATGGATTTCTTCTTTCAG AGCAATATGGGGTTGGGACGATTCATACCTCTTCATTGGCAATATGAAAAGAGGAGTTGATGTTATGTCCCCAACTCAAAGAAGAACAATATTCACTTTACAAAGCCCGGATGTGTCAGCAATTCCATGCAGGTTTGATGCACACCCATACAATGTTGGCATGCTTGCAGGAGCCACAAGTGGGGGCCAGGTTTATATATGGACATTGGGCTAG
- the LOC132184345 gene encoding DNA replication licensing factor MCM5, whose protein sequence is MSGWDEGAVYYSDQAHSWRGGNGEHAEAEAASRHSVLQKFKEFIRGFETDKNVFPYRESLVHNPKSLLVDMEDLDAFDPDLPSLLRSSPADYLPLFETAAAEVLVSLRSRVAGETGEMEDAVTGDVQVLLTSREDPVSMRLLGAQYISKLVKIAGITIAASRTKAKATYVTLICKNCKNIKQVPCRPGLGGAIVPRSCDHIPQPGEEPCPLDPWIVVPDRSKYVDQQTLKLQEKPEDVPTGELPRNMLLSVDRHLVQTIVPGTRLTIMGIYSIYQASNSSTSHKGAVAVRQPYIRVVGIEEANEANSRGPAAFMPEEIEEFKKFAAETDVYKNICSKIAPSIFGHDDVKKAVACLLFGGSRKNLPDGVKLRGDINVLLLGDPSTAKSQFLKFVEKTAPIAVYTSGKGSSAAGLTASVIQDSSTREFYLEGGAMVLADGGVVCIDEFDKMRPEDRVAIHEAMEQQTISIAKAGITTVLNSRTSVLAAANPPSGRYDDLKTAQDNIDLQTTILSRFDLIFIVKDIRMYSQDKIIASHIIKVHASANASVGESRPAKEENWLKRYIQYCRTECHPRLSESACTLLQNNYVKIRQDMRQQANETGEAAAIPITVRQLEAIVRLSEALAKMKLSYIATEENVQEAIRLFTVATMDAARSGINQHMNLTAEMANEIKQAETQIKRRIGIGNHISERKLIDELSRMGMNESIVRRALIIMHQRDEVEYKRERRLVYRKA, encoded by the exons atgtcaGGCTGGGACGAGGGAGCGGTGTACTACAGCGACCAGGCGCACTCGTGGCGCGGCGGAAACGGCGAGCATGCGGAAGCGGAGGCCGCGAGCCGCCACTCGGTGCTCCAGAAGTTCAAGGAGTTCATCCGGGGCTTCGAGACCGACAAGAACGTGTTCCCCTACCGTGAGAGCCTCGTCCACAACCCCAAGTCCCTCCTCGTCGACATGGAAGATCTCGATGCCTTCGACCCCGACCTTCCCTCCCTGCTCCGCTCCTCCCCGGCCGACTACTTGCCCCTG ttTGAGACCGCGGCAGCAGAGGTCTTGGTGAGTTTGAGGTCGAGAGTGGCGGGGGAGACTGGAGAGATGGAGGATGCGGTGACCGGGGATGTGCAGGTTCTACTGACTTCGAGGGAGGATCCAGTTTCGATGCGATTGCTTGGG GCGCAATATATATCGAAGCTTGTCAAAATAGCCGGAATCACCATAGCTGCTTCTAGGACCAAGGCAAAGGCGACATATGTGACTCTTATCTGTAAGAACTGTAAAAATATAAAGCAAGTTCCTTGTCGGCCAGGTCTCGGTGGTGCGATTGTCCCTCGCTCCTGTGATCATATTCCTCAG CCGGGAGAAGAGCCATGCCCACTTGATCCATGGATTGTGGTTCCAGATAGGAGCAAGTATGTTGATCAACAAACCTTGAAATTACAGGAGAAACCGGAG GATGTTCCTACTGGGGAGCTTCCGCGGAACATGCTTCTGTCTGTAGATCGCCATCTTGTTCAAACAATTGTACCAGGCACAAGATTGACCATCATGGGTATTTATAGTATCTATCAAGCTTCCAATTCTTCCACATC CCACAAAGGAGCAGTTGCAGTTAGACAGCCTTATATCAGAGTTGTAGGaatagaagaagcaaatgaGGCCAATTCTCGAGGCCCTGCTGCTTTTATGCCAGAAGAG ATAgaagaattcaaaaaatttgCTGCGGAAACTGATGTATACAAAAACATATGCTCCAAGATAGCTCCCTCTATATTTGGTCATGATGACGTGAAAAAGGCTGTGGCTTGTCTGTTGTTTGGAGGATCAAGGAAG AATTTGCCGGATGGTGTGAAATTAAGGGGTGATATCAATGTGTTGCTTTTGGGGGACCCATCTACTGCTAAATCACAG TTTCTGAAGTTTGTTGAAAAGACTGCTCCTATTGCTGTTTATACTTCAGGAAAAGGCTCATCAGCTGCTGGTTTAACAGCTTCTGTGATTCAAGATAGCAGCACT CGTGAATTTTATCTTGAAGGAGGAGCCATGGTTTTGGCAGATGGAGGTGTTGTCTGTATTGATGAGTTTGATAAAATGAGACCCGAAGATAG GGTTGCTATTCATGAAGCCATGGAACAGCAAACCATATCCATTGCTAAAGCAGGAATAACAACGGTTCTTAATTCTAGAACTTCAGTGCTTGCAGCTGCTAACCCTCCATCAGGACGATATGATGATCTTAAG ACTGCACAGGATAATATTGATTTGCAGACAACAATTCTCTCTAGATTTGATTTAATCTTCATTGTGAAAGATATCAGGATGTACAGTCAAGACAAG ATTATAGCTAGTCATATCATAAAAGTTCATGCATCTGCTAATGCATCTGTGGGAGAAAGTAGACCTGCTAAAGAAGAGAATTGGCTGAAGAG GTATATACAATATTGTCGAACTGAATGCCACCCGCGTTTATCAGAATCTGCATGTACTTTATTGCAGAATAATTATGTCAAAATCAGACAG GATATGAGGCAGCAAGCAAATGAAACTGGCGAGGCTGCGGCAATACCAATTACTGTAAGGCAGCTCGAAGCTATTGTAAGATTGAGCGAGGCTCTTGCAAAAATGAAACT ATCCTACATTGCCACTGAGGAGAATGTGCAGGAAGCAATTAGACTGTTCACTGTTGCCACGATGGATGCAGCACGGTCTGGAATAAATCAACACATGAATCTCACTGCTGAGATGGCAAATGAGATAAAG CAAGCAGAGACCCAGATAAAGAGAAGAATAGGGATTGGAAACCACATATCAGAAAGAAAATTGATTGATGAGCTTAGCAGAATGGGCATGAACGAATCTATT GTGAGAAGAGCTCTTATAATTATGCACCAGAGAGATGAAGTTGAATATAAGCGAGAAAGGCGTTTAGTTTACCGGAAAGCCTAA